In the genome of Raphanus sativus cultivar WK10039 chromosome 4, ASM80110v3, whole genome shotgun sequence, one region contains:
- the LOC108850456 gene encoding probable LRR receptor-like serine/threonine-protein kinase At3g47570 has product MRLFLLLVFSALILLEAYRFTDESDKKALLEFKSQVSGAKRVVLSSWNSSFPLCSWTGVTCGRKHKRVTGLYLGGLQLGGVISPSIGNLSFLITLNLSDNSFGGTIPQEVGNLFRLRQLFLSYNFLQGVPASLFNCSRLLMLDIFSNHLGQGIPSELGSLTRLVLLDLGRNKLRGKLPASLGNLTSLRELSFAENNIEGGVPDDLARLTQLVFFQLTSNNFSGAFPLVFYNMSSLEKLFIIGNGFSGSLRPDLGNLLPKLQGLHMGNNDLTGAIPITLHNISTLQSLAMESNSLTGGILLSFGKLQNLRSLSLFSNSLGSRSNGDLDFLGALTNCTQLKSVSVANNTLGGDLPTSISNLSKNLIELTLEMNFISGSIPSDIGNLISLQFFQVGNNLLTGTLPYSLGKLSGLGVLSVYSNRLSGAIPSFIGNISRLVKLYLYNNSFEGIIPPSLGNYSYLLHLNMAYNKLTGTIPHEIMQISPLVLLRMSNNYLTGSLPQDVGRLTSLVILSVAHNKLSGHIPETMAKCLSVEELYLQGNSFDGSIPDISGLVGVREVDFSNNNLSGSMPGYLANMNSLENLNLSINNFKGEMPRIGKFKNATIVSVFGNINLCGGVLEMKLNPCFQQVRGTQHFSLSKKVVTGVSIGVLLLLLLFIASVSLCWFKIRKKNMANEATPSTLGTFHEQISYRDLRNATDGFSSSNLIGSGIFGTVFKALLPAENKVVAVKVLNLQRRGAMKSFMAECESLKDVRHRNLVKLLTACSSIDFQGNQFRALIYEFMTNGSLDMWLHPEEVEEIRRPSRTLTLLERLGIAIDVASVLDYLHVHCHEAIAHCDIKPSNVLLDDDLTAHVSDFGLARILLKFDQEYFLNQLSSAGVRGTIGYAAPEYGMGGQISTHGDVYSFGILLIEMFSGKRPTNELFGGNFTLCSYIKSALPEQVLDVADEVILHNGLRIGFPIAECLTLVFELGLRCCDESPANRLAMSEAGKELISIRERFFRSRRRARH; this is encoded by the exons ATGAGACTCTTTCTCTTACTTGTTTTCAGTGCTCTCATATTGCTTGAAGCATATCGATTCACAGATGAAAGTGATAAGAAAGCTTTGTTGGAGTTCAAGTCTCAAGTTTCTGGAGCAAAAAGAGTTGTTTTGTCCTCATGGAATAGCTCATTCCCTCTCTGCAGTTGGACTGGGGTTACATGTGGCCGAAAACACAAACGAGTTACTGGATTGTACCTTGGAGGATTGCAATTGGGCGGGGTGATATCGCCATCTATTGGTAATCTTTCGTTTCTCATAACACTGAATCTCTCAGATAACTCTTTTGGTGGAACCATCCCTCAGGAAGTGGGGAACTTGTTTAGACTTCGACAGTTGTTCCTGTCATATAATTTTCTACAAGGAGTGCCAGCCAGTCTGTTTAACTGCTCTCGACTGTTGATGCTTGACATTTTCTCGAATCATCTTGGACAAGGTATCCCTTCAGAACTAGGATCATTGACGAGGCTTGTTCTTCTAGATCTTGGTCGAAACAAGCTGAGAGGAAAGCTCCCTGCATCTCTAGGAAACTTGACTTCCCTTAGAGAACTAAGCTTTGCGGAAAACAATATAGAAGGAGGAGTCCCTGATGACTTAGCTAGATTAACTCAGTTGGTATTTTTTCAATTGACATCCAACAATTTCTCAGGTGCTTTTCCTCTTGTGTTTTACAACATGTCCTCACTTGAGAAGCTATTCATCATCGGTAATGGTTTCTCTGGGAGCCTGAGGCCTGATTTAGGTAATCTGCTACCAAAACTTCAAGGGTTGCATATGGGAAACAATGATCTCACAGGAGCCATCCCAATAACGCTTCATAATATCTCAACTCTTCAATCACTGGCAATGGAGAGTAATAGTCTTACTGGAGGTATTCTTCTGAGCTTTGGAAAATTGCAGAATTTGCGGAGCCTATCACTTTTCAGTAATTCTTTGGGAAGCCGGTCTAATGGAGATCTTGACTTTCTTGGTGCTTTAACTAATTGCACCCAACTGAAAAGCGTCAGTGTTGCTAACAATACACTAGGGGGTGACTTGCCTACCTCCATTTCCAACCTGTCAAAAAATCTTATTGAGCTAACCCTTGAAATGAATTTCATCTCTGGAAGCATTCCTAGTGACATTGGGAATCTCATAAGCTTGCAGTTTTTTCAGGTGGGGAACAATCTATTGACAGGTACACTCCCTTACTCACTTGGAAAACTTTCAGGATTGGGGGTATTAAGTGTCTATTCAAATAGATTATCAGGAGCGATACCATCTTTTATAGGCAACATCTCTCGGTTagtaaaactttatttataCAACAACAGTTTTGAAGGAATCATTCCTCCAAGTCTTGGTAACTATAGCTACTTGCTACATTTAAATATGGCGTATAATAAGTTGACAGGAACTATACCACATGAGATTATGCAAATTTCACCCCTTGTTTTGCTAAGAATGTCGAATAATTACTTAACTGGCTCTCTACCTCAAgatgttggacgacttacaagtctTGTTATACTATCTGTTGCGCACAATAAGCTATCAGGCCACATCCCAGAGACTATGGCGAAGTGTCTCTCGGTGGAAGAGCTTTATCTGCAAGGAAATTCATTTGATGGATCCATTCCAGACATAAGTGGGTTGGTGGGTGTCAGAGAGGttgatttctcaaataataatcTATCAGGAAGCATGCCTGGATATCTTGCAAACATGAATTCGTTAGAGAATCTCAATCTATCCATTAACAATTTCAAAGGAGAAATGCCAAGGATAGGAAAGTTTAAGAATGCTACTATTGTTTCAGTATTTGGAAACATAAACCTATGTGGGGGAGTCTTGGAAATGAAACTAAATCCATGCTTTCAACAAGTACGGGGGACACAACATTTCTCTCTTTCAAAGAAAGTTGTTACTGGAGTAAGCATAGGCGTCTTGttgcttttgttgttgttcataGCTTCAGTTTCTCTTTGCTGGTTCAAGATCAGAAAGAAGAACATGGCTAATGAAGCAACTCCTTCCACCTTGGGGACTTTTCATGAACAGATAAGCTATAGAGATCTTCGAAATGCAACAGATGGTTTCTCTTCAAGTAATTTGATTGGGTCAGGCATCTTTGGTACTGTCTTTAAAGCATTGCTCCCAGCAGAGAACAAGGTTGTTGCAGTGAAAGTTTTAAACTTACAACGGCGTGGAGCAATGAAGAGCTTTATGGCAGAATGTGAATCTTTGAAAGACGTAAGGCATCGTAATCTTGTGAAACTGTTGACGGCTTGTTCCAGTATTGATTTTCAAGGAAATCAGTTCAGAGCTCTAATCTATGAGTTCATGACAAATGGAAGCTTAGATATGTGGTTGCATCCAGAGGAAGTGGAAGAGATTCGAAGGCCCTCAAGAACCTTGACACTTCTTGAAAGACTTGGCATAGCAATAGATGTGGCTTCTGTTTTGGATTATCTTCATGTTCATTGCCATGAAGCTATAGCTCACTGTGATATTAAGCCAAGCAATGTCCTTCTAGACGACGATCTAACTGCCCATGTTAGCGACTTTGGTCTAGCTCGGATCCTCCTCAAATTTGACCAGGAATATTTTCTCAATCAACTTAGCTCGGCTGGAGTCAGAGGAACCATTGGCTATGCAGCCCCAG AATATGGAATGGGAGGGCAGATATCAACACATGGTGATGTCTATAGCTTTGGGATTCTCCTTATAGAAATGTTCAGTGGGAAACGACCAACCAATGAGTTGTTTGGAGGAAACTTTACCCTTTGTAGCTACATCAAATCTGCATTGCCAGAGCAAGTGTTGGATGTTGCGGACGAAGTGATTCTTCACAACGGCCTTAGAATTGGCTTTCCGATTGCTGAATGCTTAACACTTGTTTTCGAGTTGGGACTTAGGTGTTGTGATGAATCACCTGCGAACCGGTTGGCTATGAGTGAGGCTGGAAAAGAATTAATCTCAATCAGAGAGAGGTTTTTTAGATCCAGAAGAAGAGCTAGGCATTGA
- the LOC108849174 gene encoding protein OSB3, chloroplastic/mitochondrial isoform X2 has translation MYFVSRTLTRALCSSLHHSRSAKLPTRKWIISHQIRLYAATGKITRPAAESSSSSSSEEEELARPTMIEYQPEIAKQVNLTGFVDQPVQFKSYSDGKSWAGTVISQRSGLKSSDFWIPIIFEGDLAKIAAHHVKKDDRIHISGKLFIDSPPPNVTYPQSNVQIMVQNLNFVEGAAIPPPQIEEMSFPPSELQQLSTKKQTSRTMKVQVMVEESSDDLKHLLENPKELLDLDYPGSKDSGLVDAPEAEEICIPFPEIEELTTKKLPVLDEGTSNPWNHLLENPKEWLDCRGSKASGLVKPKHPDFKGKVGGGLSLWLNDAPDWVFQKLDELEFDVFLPKGKLKQLKGEEFWKDLVQSPDNWYDNRSTKTNVKAPDFKHKESGEALWMTDSPTWVLSKLPPLKKNQEQALMSNTISTPTPKQVKREEFWKDLVQNPDKWYDNRSRKTNPKAPDFKHKDSGEALWMTDSPTWVLPKLPPLKTNQEQSVMANTVSQPTLNKHNREELWKDLVQNPDKWWDNRLKKTNKKAPDFKHKENGEALWMDNSPTWALSKLPPLNQETPVMT, from the exons ATGTACTTCGTTTCTCGGACGTTGACAAGAGCTCTCTGCTCCTCACTTCATCACTCGAGATCAGCCAAACTCCCGACTCGAAAATGGATAATCTCTCACCAAATCCGCTTATACGCAGCCACCGGTAAAATCACCCGCCCCGCGGcggaatcatcatcatcatcatcatcggagGAGGAAGAGTTGGCTCGGCCGACGATGATTGAGTACCAACCGGAAATAGCGAAACAGGTTAACCTAACCGGATTCGTGGATCAACCGGTTCAATTCAAGTCTTATTCCGACGGAAAGTCCTGGGCTGGAACGGTTATCTCTCAACGCTCCGGTTTAAAATCTTCTGATTTCTG GATTCCGATTATATTCGAAGGTGATTTAGCTAAAATAGCAGCTCACCATGTAAAGAAAGATGATCGGATTCATATCTCCGGCAAGCTCTTTATAGACTCACCTCCTCCCAATGTCACTTACCCTCAATCCAACGTCCAG ATTATGGTTCAGAATCTCAACTTCGTTGAGGGTGCTGCGATCCCACCACCCCAAATTGAAGAAATGAGCTTCCCACCATCTGAGTTACAACAACTCAGCACCAAGAAACAGACTT CAAGAACAATGAAGGTTCAAGTCATGGTTGAAGAAAGCTCTGATGATTTGAAGCATCTACTTGAAAATCCTAAAGAGTTGTTGGATTTGGATTATCCTGGGAGTAAAGACAGCGGATTGGTAGACGCACCTGAGGCTGAAGAAATCTGCATCCCATTCCCTGAAATAGAAGAACTCACCACCAAGAAGCTGCCTG TCTTGGATGAAGGGACCTCTAATCCTTGGAATCATCTACTTGAAAATCCTAAAGAGTGGTTGGACTGTCGTGGGAGTAAAGCCAGCGGATTG GTGAAACCAAAACATCCCGACTTTAAGGGCAAGGTTGGTGGTGGTCTTTCTCTGTGGCTTAACGATGCTCCGGATTGGGTTTTTCAAAAACTCGATGAGCTTGAGTTTGATGTTTTCCTCCCCAAAGGAAAATTGAAACAACTAAAAG GAGAGGAATTTTGGAAGGACTTGGTTCAGAGCCCTGATAATTGGTATGACAACAGATCAACAAAG ACAAACGTGAAAGCCCCTGACTTCAAGCATAAAGAGAGTGGCGAGGCACTGTGGATGACTGACTCTCCTACTTGGGTATTGTCAAAATTACCGCCTCTAAAGAAGAATCAAGAACAAGCCCTCATGTCTAATACTATCTCAACGCCAACACCCAAACAAGTTAAAA GAGAGGAATTTTGGAAGGACTTGGTTCAGAACCCTGATAAATGGTATGACAACAGATCAAGAAAG ACAAACCCGAAAGCCCCCGACTTTAAGCATAAAGACAGTGGTGAAGCACTGTGGATGACCGACTCTCCTACTTGGGTACTGCCAAAGTTACCACCTCTAAAGACGAATCAAGAACAATCTGTGATGGCTAATACAGTCTCCCAGCCAACATTGAATAAACATAACA GAGAAGAGCTTTGGAAGGACTTGGTTCAGAATCCAGACAAATGGTGGGACAACAGACTAAAAAAG ACAAACAAGAAAGCTCCCGACTTCAAGCATAAAGAGAATGGTGAAGCTCTGTGGATGGATAATTCTCCAACTTGGGCACTGTCAAAGttaccacctctaaatcaagaAACACCAGTCATGACCTAA
- the LOC108848727 gene encoding multiple organellar RNA editing factor 4, mitochondrial, producing the protein MLSHRLRRLLLALPSSFQRSFTPTRVSRFPSVSSLLQRTAVRQSTELDRSPARLFSTTTSQYQYDPYTGEDSFTPDNEGCDFNHWLITMDFPKENPPSREEMISTFEQTCAKGLGLSLEEAKKKIYAICTTSYQGFQASMSIAEVEKFRDLPGVQYIIPDSYVDVENKVYGGDKYEDGVITPGPVPVPTKEGFDSLDKESASGEEKALESQTQPDKDLASEQVLDQESQTPPEQSSSKQNQVALTPIQWRPTPRQWKGRGEVSTSRQGQGQGYQMPSFRGSFNRDQGAPTLGQRQVQGNQVPLFQWSFNQGHGTPFARKVQGQESQTPSSQRSDNQGQGTPTSGQGQGSQTPSYQMGYRQGQGTQTPPYQGSPSQGAVVNYNQGPPQGNFNQGTRGNYNQMGRGNNIPQSGGDYGPAQGAGGPGYGHGQGHGGQLLSPYQGSYNQGQGTPMPGRGQGGQIPSYQMGYSEAHGAPLSPPYEVNYNQGTPGSYGQWAFVNYNQGPPHGNFLQGPHQNYNQGGQWNFNPPNNGNFGPPQFGNQMPQYQLSYNQGQGAPFPGQWQCPGCGMRLYQGTYNQGQGTPYHGQWQGQGFAVPSYQASHSHSQGVSVPPHQGIPSSSGQGTSANFNQGVPVNYIQKGEGNHNLQSGGSYGNTHGSAGFSGQRQNQTFPQKDQRNVVGDWSNNNNSTDGTGKIPR; encoded by the exons ATGCTCTCCCACCGTCTCCGGCGACTTCTTCTCGCCTTACCTTCCTCTTTCCAACGATCCTTCACTCCTACTCGCGTCTCCCGTTTCCCTTCCGTATCGTCTCTGTTACAGCGAACCGCGGTGAGGCAATCGACGGAACTTGATCGATCTCCGGCGAGATTGTTCTCAACGACGACGAGTCAATATCAGTACGATCCTTACACCGGAGAAGATTCGTTCACGCCAGATAACGAAGGATGCGACTTCAACCATTGGCTAATCACAATGGATTTCCCAAAGGAGAATCCTCCGTCTAGAGAGGAAATGATCTCCACCTTCGAGCAGACCTGCGCTAAAGGCCTTGGTCTAAG cttggaagaagctaagaagaagatatatgCTATTTGCACAACTAGTTACCAAGGTTTTCAAGCTTCTATGTCTATAGCTGAAGTAGAGAAGTTCAGAG ATTTGCCTGGGGTTCAGTACATAATTCCTGATTCTTATGTTGATGTTGAGAACAAGGTGTATGGAG GAGACAAATACGAGGATGGTGTGATTACACCTGGTCCGGTTCCTGTCCCCACTAAAGAAGGATTTGATTCTTTAGACAAGGAGAGTGCGTCGGGAGAAGAGAAAGCTCTGGAATCTCAAACGCAGCCAGATAAGGATCTAGCCTCAGAACAAGTGCTGGATCAAGAAAGTCAAACGCCTCCAGAGCAGAGCAGTTCCAAGCAAAACCAAGTTGCTTTGACTCCAATACAATGGCGACCAACCCCAAGACAATGGAAAGGTCGAGGTGAAGTGTCAACCTCAAGACAGGGGCAAGGGCAAGGATATCAAATGCCTTCATTTAGAGGGAGTTTCAATCGAGATCAAGGAGCTCCCACCTTAGGACAAAGGCAGGTTCAAGGTAATCAAGTACCTTTGTTTCAGTGGAGTTTCAATCAAGGCCACGGAACTCCATTTGCAAGAAAAGTGCAAGGTCAAGAAAGTCAAACGCCTTCATCTCAAAGGAGTGATAACCAAGGCCAGGGAACACCAACTTCAGGGCAAGGTCAAGGAAGTCAAACACCCTCCTATCAAATGGGTTATCGCCAAGGACAGGGAACTCAGACGCCTCCATATCAAGGCTCACCAAGTCAAGGAGCAGTAGTGAACTACAACCAAGGGCCCCCACAAGGCAATTTTAACCAAGGGACACGTGGAAATTACAACCAAATGGGCAGAGGGAATAACATTCCGCAGAGTGGTGGAGACTATGGTCCTGCCCAAGGAGCAGGAGGTCCAGGATATGGACACGGGCAAGGTCACGGAGGTCAGTTATTGTCTCCATATCAAGGGAGTTACAACCAAGGCCAGGGAACTCCAATGCCAGGGCGAGGGCAAGGAGGTCAAATACCTTCATATCAGATGGGTTACAGCGAAGCCCATGGAGCTCCGTTGTCTCCTCCATACGAAGTAAACTACAACCAAGGAACACCAGGAAGTTATGGTCAATGGGCGTTTGTGAACTACAACCAAGGGCCACCACATGGTAACTTTCTCCAAGGACCACATCAAAATTACAACCAAGGAGGTCAGTGGAATTTCAACCCACCGAATAATGGAAACTTTGGTCCTCCACAGTTTGGAAATCAAATGCCCCAATATCAGTTGAGTTACAATCAAGGTCAAGGAGCTCCATTCCCTGGACAATGGCAATGTCCAGGATGTGGAATGCGTTTGTATCAGGGGACTTACAATCAAGGCCAAGGTACACCATATCATGGACAATGGCAAGGTCAAGGATTTGCAGTGCCTTCATATCAAGCGAGTCATAGTCACAGCCAAGGAGTATCAGTGCCTCCACACCAAGGAATACCAAGCAGTAGCGGTCAAGGGACATCTGCAAACTTCAACCAAGGGGTTCCAGTGAACTATATCCAAAAGGGGGAAGGGAATCACAATCTGCAAAGCGGAGGAAGCTATGGTAATACACATGGATCAGCAGGGTTTTCTGGACAACGACAGAATCAAACATTTCCACAGAAGGATCAGAGAAATGTAGTAGGTGACTGGAGTAACAACAATAATTCTACAGATGGAACCGGCAAA ATTCCACGTTGA
- the LOC108849174 gene encoding protein OSB3, chloroplastic/mitochondrial isoform X1: protein MYFVSRTLTRALCSSLHHSRSAKLPTRKWIISHQIRLYAATGKITRPAAESSSSSSSEEEELARPTMIEYQPEIAKQVNLTGFVDQPVQFKSYSDGKSWAGTVISQRSGLKSSDFWIPIIFEGDLAKIAAHHVKKDDRIHISGKLFIDSPPPNVTYPQSNVQIMVQNLNFVEGAAIPPPQIEEMSFPPSELQQLSTKKQTSRTMKVQVMVEESSDDLKHLLENPKELLDLDYPGSKDSGLVDAPEAEEICIPFPEIEELTTKKLPARSKKVIVLDEGTSNPWNHLLENPKEWLDCRGSKASGLVKPKHPDFKGKVGGGLSLWLNDAPDWVFQKLDELEFDVFLPKGKLKQLKGEEFWKDLVQSPDNWYDNRSTKTNVKAPDFKHKESGEALWMTDSPTWVLSKLPPLKKNQEQALMSNTISTPTPKQVKREEFWKDLVQNPDKWYDNRSRKTNPKAPDFKHKDSGEALWMTDSPTWVLPKLPPLKTNQEQSVMANTVSQPTLNKHNREELWKDLVQNPDKWWDNRLKKTNKKAPDFKHKENGEALWMDNSPTWALSKLPPLNQETPVMT from the exons ATGTACTTCGTTTCTCGGACGTTGACAAGAGCTCTCTGCTCCTCACTTCATCACTCGAGATCAGCCAAACTCCCGACTCGAAAATGGATAATCTCTCACCAAATCCGCTTATACGCAGCCACCGGTAAAATCACCCGCCCCGCGGcggaatcatcatcatcatcatcatcggagGAGGAAGAGTTGGCTCGGCCGACGATGATTGAGTACCAACCGGAAATAGCGAAACAGGTTAACCTAACCGGATTCGTGGATCAACCGGTTCAATTCAAGTCTTATTCCGACGGAAAGTCCTGGGCTGGAACGGTTATCTCTCAACGCTCCGGTTTAAAATCTTCTGATTTCTG GATTCCGATTATATTCGAAGGTGATTTAGCTAAAATAGCAGCTCACCATGTAAAGAAAGATGATCGGATTCATATCTCCGGCAAGCTCTTTATAGACTCACCTCCTCCCAATGTCACTTACCCTCAATCCAACGTCCAG ATTATGGTTCAGAATCTCAACTTCGTTGAGGGTGCTGCGATCCCACCACCCCAAATTGAAGAAATGAGCTTCCCACCATCTGAGTTACAACAACTCAGCACCAAGAAACAGACTT CAAGAACAATGAAGGTTCAAGTCATGGTTGAAGAAAGCTCTGATGATTTGAAGCATCTACTTGAAAATCCTAAAGAGTTGTTGGATTTGGATTATCCTGGGAGTAAAGACAGCGGATTGGTAGACGCACCTGAGGCTGAAGAAATCTGCATCCCATTCCCTGAAATAGAAGAACTCACCACCAAGAAGCTGCCTG CAAGATCTAAGAAGGTTATAGTCTTGGATGAAGGGACCTCTAATCCTTGGAATCATCTACTTGAAAATCCTAAAGAGTGGTTGGACTGTCGTGGGAGTAAAGCCAGCGGATTG GTGAAACCAAAACATCCCGACTTTAAGGGCAAGGTTGGTGGTGGTCTTTCTCTGTGGCTTAACGATGCTCCGGATTGGGTTTTTCAAAAACTCGATGAGCTTGAGTTTGATGTTTTCCTCCCCAAAGGAAAATTGAAACAACTAAAAG GAGAGGAATTTTGGAAGGACTTGGTTCAGAGCCCTGATAATTGGTATGACAACAGATCAACAAAG ACAAACGTGAAAGCCCCTGACTTCAAGCATAAAGAGAGTGGCGAGGCACTGTGGATGACTGACTCTCCTACTTGGGTATTGTCAAAATTACCGCCTCTAAAGAAGAATCAAGAACAAGCCCTCATGTCTAATACTATCTCAACGCCAACACCCAAACAAGTTAAAA GAGAGGAATTTTGGAAGGACTTGGTTCAGAACCCTGATAAATGGTATGACAACAGATCAAGAAAG ACAAACCCGAAAGCCCCCGACTTTAAGCATAAAGACAGTGGTGAAGCACTGTGGATGACCGACTCTCCTACTTGGGTACTGCCAAAGTTACCACCTCTAAAGACGAATCAAGAACAATCTGTGATGGCTAATACAGTCTCCCAGCCAACATTGAATAAACATAACA GAGAAGAGCTTTGGAAGGACTTGGTTCAGAATCCAGACAAATGGTGGGACAACAGACTAAAAAAG ACAAACAAGAAAGCTCCCGACTTCAAGCATAAAGAGAATGGTGAAGCTCTGTGGATGGATAATTCTCCAACTTGGGCACTGTCAAAGttaccacctctaaatcaagaAACACCAGTCATGACCTAA